In a genomic window of Nothobranchius furzeri strain GRZ-AD chromosome 14, NfurGRZ-RIMD1, whole genome shotgun sequence:
- the LOC129165428 gene encoding uncharacterized protein — protein RLASCSKWGSMTGSTCLITKPSNNTAMYWCESASGFTNPVNITVTSLVSVGCLFPMTQPPSACCKFEPNTLLWPGLRCIQGCRRELVENESEKNSLYEFPGCILLNTCFKNDYVGKARKQRKKMILVSPAQPVTEGQAVTLGCKMKNRTSDSTVIFYQNNKVIQNDTRVQLHIGAVSFSDEGFYKCEHSGKESPKSWMSVKRKCLYQQHPTHCY, from the exons CGCCTGGCAAGCTGTTCCAAATGGGGGTCAATGACTGGATCCACCTGTCTGATCACAAAGCCCTCCAACAATACAGCGATGTACTGGTGTGAGTCTGCATCTGGTTTCACTAATCCAGTAAACATCACTGTGACAA GTTTGGTGTCAGTTGG GTGTTTATTCCCAATGACACAGCCACCTAGTGCATGCTGTAAGTTTGAGCCCAACACTCTGCTGTGGCCAGGGTTACGTTGTATTCAGGGATGTAGGAGAGAGCTTGTCGAAAATGAATCGGAGAAGAATAGCTTGTATGAGTTTCCA GGCTGCATCCTTCTGAATACGTGTTTCAAGAACGATTATGTTGGCAAAGCAAGAAAGCAAA GAAaaaaaatgattcttgttagccCAGCTCAACCAGTGACTGAAGGACAAGCTGTTACTCTTGGATGCAAAATGAAGAACAGAACTTCTGATTCCACCGTGATTTTTTATCAAAATAACAAAGTCATCCAAAATGACACCAGAGTGCAGCTGCATATTGGTGCAGTGTCCTTCTCAGATGAGGGGTTCTACAAGTGTGAACACTCAGGGAAAGAGTCACCAAAGAGCTGGATGTCAGTCAAACGTAAGTGTTTATATCAACAACATCCAACACATTGTTATTGA